One Mycolicibacterium sp. ND9-15 genomic window, ACGTCGATCCGCGGGTCGTACGGGCCTATGAGTCCGAGCTCACGATCTCGACCGCGGCCCGGCGCGCCGCGCGGGCGAAAACGCTCGCCGAACGTCGGGAGGTGCTCGACCGCAGCACCGCGCGCCTCATCCGCAAGGTCGGCAAAAGTCAGTAGCCGCAAGCGGTTCCATTGCCCAGGTAGGTCAGGCCGAGCTCGGCGAGCCTTGACCCGTCGAGCAGGTTTCGGGTATCGACGACGACGGCTCCCGAGGCATCCTCGGCGATCAAGGACCAGTCGAGTTCGCGGAACTCCGGCCATTCGGTGAGCACGACGATGGCGTCGGCGTCCTTGGTGGCCAGGTACGGATCGTCGACCGCAACGATCGATGAGGTCCGCAGTTGCGACTGATCCATCGTCGACAAGCGAGGGTCGTATCCGGTGACCTGGGCGCCGGCCCGGCTCAGGTCCGCGCAGACAGTGAGCGCCGGCGAGTCACGCAGATCGCTGGTACCGGCCTTGAACGTCAGACCCAGCGCGGTGATGCGGGCCCGTTCCAGGGGCGTGGCGATGGCATGGCTCAGGCTCGACACGATGCGCGCCGACTGTGCGGCGTTCGTCGAGCGGGCGGACTCGATCTCGGGCAACCGCAGGCCGGCCTTGCGAGCGATGTCCAGAATGGCGGCGGTGTCCTTCGGCAGGCAGGACCCGCCCCACCCCGGGCCGGGCTGCAGGAAGTGCGGGCCGATGCGCACGTCGGCGCCCATGCAGCGGATGACGTCGGCGATGTCGGCGCCCACCCGTGTGCACAGTTGCGCCAGCGAGTTGGCGTAGGAGATCTTCATCGCGAGAAAGGAATTGCTCGCGTACTTCGCCAACTCGGCGCTCTCGGGGCTCATCGGGATGGTTTGCGCGTGGTTCCCGTACACCCGCGAGACCAGGTCGACCGCGGCAATGTCGTCGGATCCGATCACGATGCGGTCCGGGTTGCGGAAATCGTAGACGGCGTGGCTCTCTCGCAGGAATTCCGGATTGGACACCGCCCGGATGCCGGCCCGCTGCACCCGCTTCGCGATCCGCCGGGTGGTGCCGACCGGCACGGTCGACTTGAGCACCAGTACCGAACCCGGCCGCAGCACCGCGCCGAGGCGCTCGACCGCACTGTCGATCGCGGACAGGTCCGCCGACCCGTCCGATCGGCTCGGTGTCGGGACGCAGACGAACACCGCGTCGCAGTCGGCCAAATCGTAGTAGTCGACGGTGAATTCCAGCTTCCCCGTATCCAGGCCGTGGCGCAGCAACTCAGCGAGCCCGGGTTCGTCCAGCAGGGGAACACCGTTGCGCAACTGGTCGACCCGCCCGGCGTCGACATCGGCGCATACCGTGTCGTGGCCGCGTTCGGCCAGACACACCGCTGTCGTGAGGCCGACGTAGCCCGCGCCGATCACCCCGGCTCGAATGGTGTTCATGCACAGTCCTTCAGCAGGGCCTCGGTGGCGTCAAGCACCCGCCGAACCGTGATCAGCAGCAGCCCGCGGTGCGGGTGATCGGCGTGCGGGTCACCCTTGTCGCCGGCCCAGACCGCGATGTGCGGGCCGGAGCCCTTGGGGCCCCACCGATTGGGCGGTGTCGGGCCGAACAGCAACACAGACGGTGTGCCTGTCGCGGTAGCGATATGGCCGACCCCGGTGTCACCGCAGATCAGCAGCCGACAATCGCTGATCAGTGCGACGAGTTCGAGCAGACCGAGAGTGCCTGCCAAAACCCGTGATTCGGGTAAGCCCGCGGCGGCGGCTACCGATCGGGCGAGCTCGACTTCGCTGTCGTCGCCCGTGATCACCACGTCGTGACCGCGAGCCTGGAGCGCGGCGGCGACCATGGCGAAGCGCTCCGGCGGCCAACGTCGCGCGGCGAATGCGGCACCCGGATGGATGACGATTACCGAAGGTCGCTGCGGGGGACCGGTTGGCCGCGGAATCGTCAGATCTTCCGGATCGCAGGTGATTCCGGCCCACTCGAGCAGGCCGCACCAGCGGTCGACTTCGTGAAGCTCGGCGCGCCACGGCGGACCGGCGACGCCCGGATAGGCGGTGTGCCGGTGGCTGATCAGGGCGCGAGGCCGCAGACTGAGCAGGTCGGCGATGCTTTCCGGGCCACTGCCGTGCAGGTTCACCGCGAGCGCAGGTGGCTCGGTGCGGGCGACCAAACGACCCAGACCCGGCGTGGGGTCCACCTCGTCGACGGCACCGGAGAGCATCGCCAATTCCGCGTACCGATGCGGTGCGGCGAGCACGATGTGCGCATCGGGGTGGGCTCGCCGCAGTCCGCGCAGGGCCGGTACTCCGGTGAGCAGGTCGCCGAGGCCCAGCGCGCGCAGGACCACGACGGTGTCGCGTTGCGGGCTCATGGCCACGAAGACTCCGTCGACGCGCACACCACGAGTTCGCGGACCTCACAGCCCGCCGGTTGCGACAGCGCGAACACCACGGTGTCGGCCACGTGTTCGGGACGGTTGAGCTTGGCGTCCTTCGGCGGCTTGTACTGCTCGTCGCGGCTGTCGAAGAAAGCTGTGTGCATACCACCCGGAATCAGTGTCGTCACACCCACCTCGCCCGCCAGTTCGGCCGCCAATGCGCGGGAGAACCCGACGACCCCGAACTTGGACGCGCAGTAAGCGGTGGCGTCGCTGACCGCCTTGATCCCCAACGTGGACGCGCAGGTGACGATCCGGCCCCGGGTGCTCTTCAAGTAGGGCAAGGCCGAGCGGATGACCGCGGCCGTACCCAGCAGGTTGACGTGGATGACGCGTTCCCAGTCCTTGACCGCGACATCGTCGAGCTTGCCGCACACGTCGGTGCCTCCAGCGGTGAACACGCCGTGGAGCTGGCCGCCGACCTGCTCGGCCAACCCACGCACCGCCACGTCGACGGCCTCGGTGTCGGCGAGATCGGCCCGCGCGAACGCCACCTGGCCGTTCCCGGGTTGCGGATCGTTGCGGTCGATCACGAGCGGAGTCCCACCCTGGCGGGCAACGGCTTCCACCGTTGCCGCACCGAGACCCGACGCGCCGCCGGTGATGATGATGTTGCCGAGAGCCATCTGCGATTCCTTCCGGTTCATGACCGCGCGGCAGCGATCAGGTTTGACGATGAGTAGCCCGCGACGGTCGGCAGCAGGACCACATCGCCGCCGTGGCTTCGAACCACATCGGCCTCGGGCAGATCGGCCTCGGTGTAGTCGCCGCCCTTGACCCAGATGTCGGGCCGCAGCTGGGCCAACGCCGCTTCCGGTGACAGCTCGTCGAAAATGATCACCGCGTCGACGCAGGCCAGCGCCGCCAGCACCCGTGCCCTGTCCTGGTCTGCCACCACCGGTCGCCGCGGGCCTTTGAGCGCGCGCACCGAGGCGTCGGAGTTCAGCAGCACCACCAGCGCATCGCCGAGTCCGCGGGCCTGGCGCAGCAGCCGAACGTGACCGGTGTGCAGCAGGTCGAAGCACCCACCGGTGGCGACCAGGGTCCCACCGGTACGGCGCAAGCGATCCCGCACGTCGGCGATGTCGCTACTGACCACGGTCGAGTCCGTGATGGCCCAGGATGTTCCGCCGACGGCCGCCGCGCTCGACACCCCGGCCGCACCGCCGGCCGCGACGAACCTGCTCGCAGCGTTCACGGCGTCGCTGACGGCGTCCTGCACGTCCTTTCCGGCCGCCAGTGACATGGTGGCCGCGATTGCGAACCGGTCACCCGCGCCGCAGGTGTCGCCGTGGCCTGGCCGGGCAGTCGAATGGGTCACGGGGTGGTGCACGCTGCCGGTGCCGGTGGCCAGCAGCGCGCCCTTGGAACCCAGCGTGACGCACACCGCCTTCGCCGACCATCGTTCGCGCAATACCTCCGCCGAACACCCGTCCGCCTCGGCGTGATTCGGGGTGACGAGCCAGCAGTCCGGGACAGGATCGCTGCCGCGAGGATGCGGGTCCCAGACCACCGGCACCCGGGGCGCGGCCCGGCTCAGCAGCTCGCGGATCTCGCCGTGTGCGGTCACGCCGTGGCCGTAGTCCG contains:
- a CDS encoding glycosyltransferase family 9 protein; the encoded protein is MSPQRDTVVVLRALGLGDLLTGVPALRGLRRAHPDAHIVLAAPHRYAELAMLSGAVDEVDPTPGLGRLVARTEPPALAVNLHGSGPESIADLLSLRPRALISHRHTAYPGVAGPPWRAELHEVDRWCGLLEWAGITCDPEDLTIPRPTGPPQRPSVIVIHPGAAFAARRWPPERFAMVAAALQARGHDVVITGDDSEVELARSVAAAAGLPESRVLAGTLGLLELVALISDCRLLICGDTGVGHIATATGTPSVLLFGPTPPNRWGPKGSGPHIAVWAGDKGDPHADHPHRGLLLITVRRVLDATEALLKDCA
- a CDS encoding PfkB family carbohydrate kinase is translated as MTRPLVIVGDSMLDVDIEGTATRLSPEAPVPVVDAERVWQRPGGAGLAAVLAARTGCEVVLVTAVGDDADGRALTDLLAESGVRIVALELTGSTLCKTRIRAAGHSMLRLDRGDGSAAGSPLPARVAEVLDQAGAVCVADYGHGVTAHGEIRELLSRAAPRVPVVWDPHPRGSDPVPDCWLVTPNHAEADGCSAEVLRERWSAKAVCVTLGSKGALLATGTGSVHHPVTHSTARPGHGDTCGAGDRFAIAATMSLAAGKDVQDAVSDAVNAASRFVAAGGAAGVSSAAAVGGTSWAITDSTVVSSDIADVRDRLRRTGGTLVATGGCFDLLHTGHVRLLRQARGLGDALVVLLNSDASVRALKGPRRPVVADQDRARVLAALACVDAVIIFDELSPEAALAQLRPDIWVKGGDYTEADLPEADVVRSHGGDVVLLPTVAGYSSSNLIAAARS
- a CDS encoding SDR family oxidoreductase translates to MALGNIIITGGASGLGAATVEAVARQGGTPLVIDRNDPQPGNGQVAFARADLADTEAVDVAVRGLAEQVGGQLHGVFTAGGTDVCGKLDDVAVKDWERVIHVNLLGTAAVIRSALPYLKSTRGRIVTCASTLGIKAVSDATAYCASKFGVVGFSRALAAELAGEVGVTTLIPGGMHTAFFDSRDEQYKPPKDAKLNRPEHVADTVVFALSQPAGCEVRELVVCASTESSWP
- a CDS encoding UDP-glucose dehydrogenase family protein gives rise to the protein MNTIRAGVIGAGYVGLTTAVCLAERGHDTVCADVDAGRVDQLRNGVPLLDEPGLAELLRHGLDTGKLEFTVDYYDLADCDAVFVCVPTPSRSDGSADLSAIDSAVERLGAVLRPGSVLVLKSTVPVGTTRRIAKRVQRAGIRAVSNPEFLRESHAVYDFRNPDRIVIGSDDIAAVDLVSRVYGNHAQTIPMSPESAELAKYASNSFLAMKISYANSLAQLCTRVGADIADVIRCMGADVRIGPHFLQPGPGWGGSCLPKDTAAILDIARKAGLRLPEIESARSTNAAQSARIVSSLSHAIATPLERARITALGLTFKAGTSDLRDSPALTVCADLSRAGAQVTGYDPRLSTMDQSQLRTSSIVAVDDPYLATKDADAIVVLTEWPEFRELDWSLIAEDASGAVVVDTRNLLDGSRLAELGLTYLGNGTACGY